In one Capra hircus breed San Clemente chromosome 22, ASM170441v1, whole genome shotgun sequence genomic region, the following are encoded:
- the GORASP1 gene encoding Golgi reassembly-stacking protein 1 isoform X2, producing MEDLELRDLPVQENSPAQQAGLEPYFDFIITIGHSRLNKENDTLKALLRANVEKPVKLEVFSMKTMRVREVEVVPSNMWGGQGLLGASVRFCSCRRASEHVWHVLDVEPSSPAALAGLRPYTDYVVGSDQILQESEDFFSLIESHEGKPLKLMVYNSESDSCREVTVTPNAAWGGEGSLGCGIGYGYLHRIPTQPPSHHKKPPGGPQPSAPPPGAPPPGPGPQDSPAPFGLETGSKQGDYVEALLQAPDSSTEEQPPGPESPGQGAQDLGDPPRSMETPLQPPPPLQRVMDPGFLDVSGLFLLDSSNASVWPGLPSSTELTPPAVSASGLEDVCSSSGSHERGGEATWSGSEFEVSFPDSPGAQAQPDHLPQLTLPDSLTSAASPEDGLSAELLEAQAEEEPASPESPDCGVEAGAAPSQALSTPDHSGL from the exons ATGGAGGACTTGGAGCTGAGAGATCTTCCT GTGCAGGAGAACTCCCCTGCCCAGCAGGCAGGCCTGGAGCCCTACTTCGACTTCATCATCACCATCGGGCACTCAAGACTG AACAAGGAGAATGACACGCTCAAGGCCCTGCTGAGGGCCAACGTGGAGAAGCCCGTGAAGCTGGAGGTGTTCAGCATGAAGACCATGAGAGTGCGTGAGGTGGAGGTGGTCCCCAGCAACATGTGGGGCGGCCAGGGCCTGCTGGGCGCCAGCGTCCGCTTCTGCAGCTGCCGCCGCGCCAGCGAGCACGTGTGGCACGTGCTG gatgtGGAACCCTCTTCACCTGCCGCCCTCGCAGGCCTGCGCCCCTACACAGACTACGTCGTGGGCTCAGACCAGATCCTCCAGGAG TCCGAGGACTTCTTCTCGCTCATCGAGTCCCACGAGGGGAAGCCCTTGAAGCTGATGGTTTACAATTCTGAGTCTGACTCCTGCCGGGAGGTGACTGTCACCCCGAATGCAGCCTGGGGTGGAGAGGGCAG CCTGGGGTGTGGTATTGGTTACGGGTATCTGCACCGGATCCCAACCCAGCCCCCCAGCCACCACAAGAAGCCGCCTGGTGGCCCGCAACCCAGTGCCCCACCACCTGGTGCCCCACCACCTGGACCCGGCCCCCAGGACTCTCCTGCCCCTTTTGGCCTGGAGACAGGCTCCAAACAGGGTGACTACGTGGAG GCCTTGCTGCAGGCACCTGACTCCTCCACGGAGGAACAGCCCCCTGGGCCTGAAAGTCCTGGCCAGGGCGCTCAAGACCTTGGAGACCCGCCCCGTTCCATGGAGACTCCTCTGCAGCCTCCGCCTCCACTGCAGCGAGTCATGGACCCAG GCTTCCTGGACGTGTCTGGCCTCTTCCTCTTGGACAGCAGCAACGCCAGTGTCTGGCCTGGCCTGCCCTCTTCCACAGAGCTGACCCCCCCTGCGGTCTCAGCCTCAGGGCTGGAGGATGTCTGCTCCAGCAGCGGTTCTCACGAGCGTGGTG GTGAGGCCACCTGGTCTGGGTCCGAGTTTGAGGTCTCCTTCCCAGACAGCCCCGGCGCCCAGGCCCAGCCAGACCACCTGCCTCAGCTGACCCTTCCCGACAGCCTCACTTCTGCCGCCTCACCTGAAGATGGGCTGTCTGCTGAGCTGCTCGAAGCCCAGGCGGAGGAGGAGCCAGCAAGCCCAGAGAGCCCAGACTGCGGGGTGGAGGCTGGGGCTGCTCCTAGCCAGGCCCTCTCCACTCCTGACCACTCTGGGCTGTGA
- the GORASP1 gene encoding Golgi reassembly-stacking protein 1 isoform X3: MSSREDSGDGVQENSPAQQAGLEPYFDFIITIGHSRLNKENDTLKALLRANVEKPVKLEVFSMKTMRVREVEVVPSNMWGGQGLLGASVRFCSCRRASEHVWHVLDVEPSSPAALAGLRPYTDYVVGSDQILQESEDFFSLIESHEGKPLKLMVYNSESDSCREVTVTPNAAWGGEGSLGCGIGYGYLHRIPTQPPSHHKKPPGGPQPSAPPPGAPPPGPGPQDSPAPFGLETGSKQGDYVEALLQAPDSSTEEQPPGPESPGQGAQDLGDPPRSMETPLQPPPPLQRVMDPGFLDVSGLFLLDSSNASVWPGLPSSTELTPPAVSASGLEDVCSSSGSHERGGEATWSGSEFEVSFPDSPGAQAQPDHLPQLTLPDSLTSAASPEDGLSAELLEAQAEEEPASPESPDCGVEAGAAPSQALSTPDHSGL, translated from the exons ATGAGCAGTCGCGAGGACAGTGGAGATGGA GTGCAGGAGAACTCCCCTGCCCAGCAGGCAGGCCTGGAGCCCTACTTCGACTTCATCATCACCATCGGGCACTCAAGACTG AACAAGGAGAATGACACGCTCAAGGCCCTGCTGAGGGCCAACGTGGAGAAGCCCGTGAAGCTGGAGGTGTTCAGCATGAAGACCATGAGAGTGCGTGAGGTGGAGGTGGTCCCCAGCAACATGTGGGGCGGCCAGGGCCTGCTGGGCGCCAGCGTCCGCTTCTGCAGCTGCCGCCGCGCCAGCGAGCACGTGTGGCACGTGCTG gatgtGGAACCCTCTTCACCTGCCGCCCTCGCAGGCCTGCGCCCCTACACAGACTACGTCGTGGGCTCAGACCAGATCCTCCAGGAG TCCGAGGACTTCTTCTCGCTCATCGAGTCCCACGAGGGGAAGCCCTTGAAGCTGATGGTTTACAATTCTGAGTCTGACTCCTGCCGGGAGGTGACTGTCACCCCGAATGCAGCCTGGGGTGGAGAGGGCAG CCTGGGGTGTGGTATTGGTTACGGGTATCTGCACCGGATCCCAACCCAGCCCCCCAGCCACCACAAGAAGCCGCCTGGTGGCCCGCAACCCAGTGCCCCACCACCTGGTGCCCCACCACCTGGACCCGGCCCCCAGGACTCTCCTGCCCCTTTTGGCCTGGAGACAGGCTCCAAACAGGGTGACTACGTGGAG GCCTTGCTGCAGGCACCTGACTCCTCCACGGAGGAACAGCCCCCTGGGCCTGAAAGTCCTGGCCAGGGCGCTCAAGACCTTGGAGACCCGCCCCGTTCCATGGAGACTCCTCTGCAGCCTCCGCCTCCACTGCAGCGAGTCATGGACCCAG GCTTCCTGGACGTGTCTGGCCTCTTCCTCTTGGACAGCAGCAACGCCAGTGTCTGGCCTGGCCTGCCCTCTTCCACAGAGCTGACCCCCCCTGCGGTCTCAGCCTCAGGGCTGGAGGATGTCTGCTCCAGCAGCGGTTCTCACGAGCGTGGTG GTGAGGCCACCTGGTCTGGGTCCGAGTTTGAGGTCTCCTTCCCAGACAGCCCCGGCGCCCAGGCCCAGCCAGACCACCTGCCTCAGCTGACCCTTCCCGACAGCCTCACTTCTGCCGCCTCACCTGAAGATGGGCTGTCTGCTGAGCTGCTCGAAGCCCAGGCGGAGGAGGAGCCAGCAAGCCCAGAGAGCCCAGACTGCGGGGTGGAGGCTGGGGCTGCTCCTAGCCAGGCCCTCTCCACTCCTGACCACTCTGGGCTGTGA
- the GORASP1 gene encoding Golgi reassembly-stacking protein 1 isoform X4, with the protein MKTMRVREVEVVPSNMWGGQGLLGASVRFCSCRRASEHVWHVLDVEPSSPAALAGLRPYTDYVVGSDQILQESEDFFSLIESHEGKPLKLMVYNSESDSCREVTVTPNAAWGGEGSLGCGIGYGYLHRIPTQPPSHHKKPPGGPQPSAPPPGAPPPGPGPQDSPAPFGLETGSKQGDYVEALLQAPDSSTEEQPPGPESPGQGAQDLGDPPRSMETPLQPPPPLQRVMDPGFLDVSGLFLLDSSNASVWPGLPSSTELTPPAVSASGLEDVCSSSGSHERGGEATWSGSEFEVSFPDSPGAQAQPDHLPQLTLPDSLTSAASPEDGLSAELLEAQAEEEPASPESPDCGVEAGAAPSQALSTPDHSGL; encoded by the exons ATGAAGACCATGAGAGTGCGTGAGGTGGAGGTGGTCCCCAGCAACATGTGGGGCGGCCAGGGCCTGCTGGGCGCCAGCGTCCGCTTCTGCAGCTGCCGCCGCGCCAGCGAGCACGTGTGGCACGTGCTG gatgtGGAACCCTCTTCACCTGCCGCCCTCGCAGGCCTGCGCCCCTACACAGACTACGTCGTGGGCTCAGACCAGATCCTCCAGGAG TCCGAGGACTTCTTCTCGCTCATCGAGTCCCACGAGGGGAAGCCCTTGAAGCTGATGGTTTACAATTCTGAGTCTGACTCCTGCCGGGAGGTGACTGTCACCCCGAATGCAGCCTGGGGTGGAGAGGGCAG CCTGGGGTGTGGTATTGGTTACGGGTATCTGCACCGGATCCCAACCCAGCCCCCCAGCCACCACAAGAAGCCGCCTGGTGGCCCGCAACCCAGTGCCCCACCACCTGGTGCCCCACCACCTGGACCCGGCCCCCAGGACTCTCCTGCCCCTTTTGGCCTGGAGACAGGCTCCAAACAGGGTGACTACGTGGAG GCCTTGCTGCAGGCACCTGACTCCTCCACGGAGGAACAGCCCCCTGGGCCTGAAAGTCCTGGCCAGGGCGCTCAAGACCTTGGAGACCCGCCCCGTTCCATGGAGACTCCTCTGCAGCCTCCGCCTCCACTGCAGCGAGTCATGGACCCAG GCTTCCTGGACGTGTCTGGCCTCTTCCTCTTGGACAGCAGCAACGCCAGTGTCTGGCCTGGCCTGCCCTCTTCCACAGAGCTGACCCCCCCTGCGGTCTCAGCCTCAGGGCTGGAGGATGTCTGCTCCAGCAGCGGTTCTCACGAGCGTGGTG GTGAGGCCACCTGGTCTGGGTCCGAGTTTGAGGTCTCCTTCCCAGACAGCCCCGGCGCCCAGGCCCAGCCAGACCACCTGCCTCAGCTGACCCTTCCCGACAGCCTCACTTCTGCCGCCTCACCTGAAGATGGGCTGTCTGCTGAGCTGCTCGAAGCCCAGGCGGAGGAGGAGCCAGCAAGCCCAGAGAGCCCAGACTGCGGGGTGGAGGCTGGGGCTGCTCCTAGCCAGGCCCTCTCCACTCCTGACCACTCTGGGCTGTGA
- the GORASP1 gene encoding Golgi reassembly-stacking protein 1 isoform X1 encodes MGLGASAEQPAGGAEGFHLHGVQENSPAQQAGLEPYFDFIITIGHSRLNKENDTLKALLRANVEKPVKLEVFSMKTMRVREVEVVPSNMWGGQGLLGASVRFCSCRRASEHVWHVLDVEPSSPAALAGLRPYTDYVVGSDQILQESEDFFSLIESHEGKPLKLMVYNSESDSCREVTVTPNAAWGGEGSLGCGIGYGYLHRIPTQPPSHHKKPPGGPQPSAPPPGAPPPGPGPQDSPAPFGLETGSKQGDYVEALLQAPDSSTEEQPPGPESPGQGAQDLGDPPRSMETPLQPPPPLQRVMDPGFLDVSGLFLLDSSNASVWPGLPSSTELTPPAVSASGLEDVCSSSGSHERGGEATWSGSEFEVSFPDSPGAQAQPDHLPQLTLPDSLTSAASPEDGLSAELLEAQAEEEPASPESPDCGVEAGAAPSQALSTPDHSGL; translated from the exons ATGGGCCTGGGCGCCAGCGCCGAGCAGCCCGCGGGCGGCGCCGAGGGCTTCCACCTGCACGGG GTGCAGGAGAACTCCCCTGCCCAGCAGGCAGGCCTGGAGCCCTACTTCGACTTCATCATCACCATCGGGCACTCAAGACTG AACAAGGAGAATGACACGCTCAAGGCCCTGCTGAGGGCCAACGTGGAGAAGCCCGTGAAGCTGGAGGTGTTCAGCATGAAGACCATGAGAGTGCGTGAGGTGGAGGTGGTCCCCAGCAACATGTGGGGCGGCCAGGGCCTGCTGGGCGCCAGCGTCCGCTTCTGCAGCTGCCGCCGCGCCAGCGAGCACGTGTGGCACGTGCTG gatgtGGAACCCTCTTCACCTGCCGCCCTCGCAGGCCTGCGCCCCTACACAGACTACGTCGTGGGCTCAGACCAGATCCTCCAGGAG TCCGAGGACTTCTTCTCGCTCATCGAGTCCCACGAGGGGAAGCCCTTGAAGCTGATGGTTTACAATTCTGAGTCTGACTCCTGCCGGGAGGTGACTGTCACCCCGAATGCAGCCTGGGGTGGAGAGGGCAG CCTGGGGTGTGGTATTGGTTACGGGTATCTGCACCGGATCCCAACCCAGCCCCCCAGCCACCACAAGAAGCCGCCTGGTGGCCCGCAACCCAGTGCCCCACCACCTGGTGCCCCACCACCTGGACCCGGCCCCCAGGACTCTCCTGCCCCTTTTGGCCTGGAGACAGGCTCCAAACAGGGTGACTACGTGGAG GCCTTGCTGCAGGCACCTGACTCCTCCACGGAGGAACAGCCCCCTGGGCCTGAAAGTCCTGGCCAGGGCGCTCAAGACCTTGGAGACCCGCCCCGTTCCATGGAGACTCCTCTGCAGCCTCCGCCTCCACTGCAGCGAGTCATGGACCCAG GCTTCCTGGACGTGTCTGGCCTCTTCCTCTTGGACAGCAGCAACGCCAGTGTCTGGCCTGGCCTGCCCTCTTCCACAGAGCTGACCCCCCCTGCGGTCTCAGCCTCAGGGCTGGAGGATGTCTGCTCCAGCAGCGGTTCTCACGAGCGTGGTG GTGAGGCCACCTGGTCTGGGTCCGAGTTTGAGGTCTCCTTCCCAGACAGCCCCGGCGCCCAGGCCCAGCCAGACCACCTGCCTCAGCTGACCCTTCCCGACAGCCTCACTTCTGCCGCCTCACCTGAAGATGGGCTGTCTGCTGAGCTGCTCGAAGCCCAGGCGGAGGAGGAGCCAGCAAGCCCAGAGAGCCCAGACTGCGGGGTGGAGGCTGGGGCTGCTCCTAGCCAGGCCCTCTCCACTCCTGACCACTCTGGGCTGTGA